The genomic region AGTTGCATAAAAACATCACATGTTCATCTAAATAAAGAATGGATTAACTTGacattttaatattgtttatatttttttacatagtattcatttaattaaatatattacttatcaaagaaaattttaattagtgTGTTACACGTAACCAAACACGTGATGAGAAAATTCTGCAATAAAATTTCTGAATTTCGTCAACcatgtaaaataataattcttcAATATTCATTTACGCTAGTTACTGGTGACAGCTCatccaaattaaatattaGGAATTTGGGTTATTTTGATATCATTAATGCACGgttaatatatatgaattaaatattACCGTctcattaataaataaatttaaaattttaatttttttaaaagtaaatattcataatttaaaaaatgtttattacaaatatattttaaaactttgatttttcatATACATGaggtaatattttataattgaaaaatagtatataaatattatacacttaaaatacattgatataaattcaatcattaattcttgatataatatctaaaataccctttaaactatttattaaaaattcaaacaagttctgattcttttttttgaaaggcgaATATATTATGTATTCCATTTCATTGAATGAAACTTACAAAAACTACCATATTCTAGTaattcttaatattttattatattcaatcaagtgtgtatatttttattttagctcaaataaatatttataattaacttttaactaactattattattcaaagtatcacttgttattttatgtAACATGATGCTGACTTAATGGTATTTACCTTCTATATCGATGCTACATTCGTGTCACATGagtatgaaaatgataaataatattttaattaataataattagtaaattgttaattataaaagtttatataatttatgataaaaatttaaaaaattaattaaacgtaataaaaatttaaattttttaaatattatatcataatGGTTAAATAAAACACTTATGTGATGAATGAAATACTTGGATTTTCAAACGACTAAGGAAAAGATACACTAGTGGTACTCTATTAccctctgttttttttttttttcccaaagaACAAAGAATCTTGGACCTTACTTTATGGAGTAGTGgcaaatttgacaaataattaaagataatgGTAATGTGGTAGAAAAAATACTGTGGCATGAAAACggaaaatatttgtaattgtAAAATGAATGGTACCCAGGAGATTGAGCTTGGGCCCATTCTATTTGGATTGAACTAACTTAGCTCATTCACGTTGGACATTGGGTTATGGAAGAGTCCAGAGGAAGTTCATATCAAGCTATGGTCCAAAGACTAGAAGGATGAAGTTACCAACATCCTTATGGACAATAGACGATAGGGGGAGTCGAGGTATTCCACGTTTGAATTATGGATTGGAGGAGGGAGAGATTAGAAGAAGCGGCAAAACGGTAGAACCACAATTGCAAGAGACAGGAAAAGAGACAACAAGTTTTGTCAAATTATAGAATTTGATGGTTAATTTGGAAGAAGGAGAGGTCCAAGCTTGGTATTCATTCTTTACTTACCTTTTCAAGTTCATAAGGACTTGACAGTTTGATAGTTACTTTTTTCTCCCTCTTGTTTCATTTGGCTGAGATTGATTGTCACCATGTATATTCAATCTTTATGCTCAGTTATGGAAAGGTTGCAAGGCAATAACACAAGTACAATTTACCCAATCTTCTAGCTTACTACAAATGAAGACATAAGAATAACAATAACTTCTTTTACTAAAAGAAGATGATTAGCAATTGTCAGTCAGGGTAAAACTATTAGTTTCAGGATGCACACAGTGTCTGTGTGAAGACTTCAAGACAATACCATGTTGATTTTGAACCTTGTACGGTTGAATGTACATTTTCCTTCTGTTTTGCATTTTGCAAATCTCTTTACAACTTACTCATCTATCATAGTTTTAGAGAATGCAATTAAGTGTGTTCTCAGGCTCTAACACCAAAAACAGCCAACATGAGAGCTATTTCAAACCGTAACCCCAGCTATGAATCCAAATAATGGCTTAAATTTCTGCACGTTTCTTTATCcctcaaatttttcattgctttCATCTCTATCCTTCTTATCCACTCTTTGCTCACATGAAAGAGCCTCCCGATCTCCTCAAGAGACTTAGGGGGAGAGCCCTTGAGCCCATAACGTAAAACCATCACTTGCCTCTCTCTTGCATCCAAACCATTCAAAAGATCATGAATATCTTCCTTCATGTGCTGCCTCATCACAGTTTTTTCTGGGCTCCTTACTGACAAATCGGGGATAAATTCCTGCATCATTACCCACAGTTGTTGTCAATCAAAGCATCTTATAATTGATGCCTACAACAAGCTTGTGTTAGAGAATTAGAATGCACATGCACATTCTGAGAAgcaattaaataaagaaaaaaatctataCCCTATCATGTAATTGTAAGGCATTGAGTTAATGCAGGGGAGAAGAAAACAAGCGTGTTCTTGTCCTGCATCATCCACTTTCTAGAATGTATCCTTCACACATGCACAATAACTTTATGTAAACACAACTTTCATAATATTGTTAATGTTAaagttatttcttttttgagtTAGGACTTTTCAAGTGTACAAAGTAACACTAAAAGCCCTTGTTCTCCAATCATATCCACACATGATCAAAGTTATAAGGTCAAGGGACACCAAGATCTTTAACCTCAATAAGTTATGCTCTCAGTAGCATTGTAGATGCAAAGTCAACCTTCCATTTACAAAAAGAATAGTGTTTCTaacaagcaagaaagagaGTGAGTTTAAGGTACATATTTGTGAGAAAAACAAGAGGGGGTTTTGCCATATTAATAGATTGTGCACCTTCACCAGCATTTCTTGTCACATGCATCCTCAATTCTTGCCACTATATAGCAGACTAATCAAAGAAGTAGAGATCCAACTCAACTAAAAAGGGGTCTCAGggagatcaaatagagaatcaCTTATTATCCATAAAACCAAATGGAAACTTTACTGCCTTCTTCAGATAACCAAAACAACCTATCTGTATCTTAATCAATTACTCATCGCTAAGTTCTTAAAATGCAAGAGAGAAATAGATGAAAGTGaactaaacaaaataatgacaTACCAAATATTTTGCATTCATACAATCTCCAATTTTCTGGTCAATTGAACCCACAACTCTCATGCATTTATTAGCTGATCTGATTTTAGCCAAAGAAAGTCCCGTGAACTTGGCAATTGCATCCTCGTCTGGGTATTTGCCATGGCTTTTGCTAAGGGCCTTCCGAGCTTTCTGTATCTGAACTATTGCCCTGCTTAACGTGCACTACAAAGAATGAACAGGAGAATAACACTTTGGTCAAGCTCCAACACGCATTAGCATGATATCTGTGTGAAAAATATCTACCAAAGAAGAAAGCTACATACAGGAACTTGAATCCCTCTAGCATGACGTGTAACTATCCTTGAAACTGATTTTCTTATCCAGAACTGTACATAGGTAGAAAATCTGTATCCCCTTGTGTGGTCAAACCGTTCTGCACCTTGTAAGACGCCTAAACTTCCCGCCTGTCAAAAACAAGAAACTTGAATGTTTGGTCAGGTGGGAAACCAAAGGAAATAGAGGACACACAGAAGAAAAGATGCCCTGATAAATCATGGCATGAATTCTTGCATTCTCACTGTTACCAGAACTTTATGATTtgtacaaaaatttaaaaaagaaaatgaaatatttgaatatgCTAATGACCCTGCAAAAAGGAGGGTTTTATGGTAATTCACCTACTAAGATAATCCATTCTTTTTGATTAAGGTAATGTATAATTACTtctcaattttaaaaagagaGAATGCCCACTAGTATGCCATTTTAAATGGAAAAGCACACCACAAggatattatattattatttgggCATACATTCCTAGTCTATAAGAACTGTATTGTTTGAGAAATCAACCCACCCTTCCAAACATAATACTTCCCACAAGAAAGTTCACCCTAACCTACTAACATATGTTGACTAGACTCCAAAACATAGAATTCTTAACATAGCCAAAGAAAAAGCTAAGCAACCACATCTGTTATTCAGGCAAGATCCGCTCCGAAAATTACATTTATATGAGCAAATTGATAGGAATAGAAATTGAAACAAGCATTATATGAAACAACCaaacatattgaaaaaatctgACCAACCTGGATTAAATCTTCATGGGCTATTCCCAGACCCCTATAGTTCCTTGCAAAGTAGAGGACTAAAGAGCGAGTACTCCTTAGAAGCTCATCTCTGCAATACCAACCAAAACGCAAATGCTGTTGCAGCACCTTCTCACTAACTCCGGCTGCTTCTGCCCAGCAACTCAAGCTTGCCGCTCTACCCGTTTCCTCTTCTAAAGTTGTTCTAATTCTCTCCAAGTTTGCAACCACCTGCTTGGGAAAGTGTAGAGCGGTCAAAGATTTCCTTAAGATGTGACTAAAGAATATGCATTCCAAATACTAAACTTTTAAGACAACCTTCACTCCCTTCGACATTTCTGCTTCATTTCTAGCAATTCTCAATCTTCTACTTCTAGAGTCTGACACTCTTTTTGCAGAAGAAACTTTGGGCTTTTGAAAGCGTCCATGCAGGGTGTTCGATGGCAGCAATTGGGTAGAAATTATAGTGGGGTTTTCTAGTGccctttctcttatctttttgcgttgtttcttttttctagaGCAAACAACAGTTTTATCCTTTTGACCATCCACCGAGAGATTCATATTACAATCTCCACTATTAGCAGGAACATCAGATAGGTCCAAAATATTTGAAGCTTTAAGAGTCCTAGAGAGACATGTGTTGAATAATTTCAGAGCTCCAAGCCTTCCTAGTTGTAGTAGAATTTCCCTCTCCAATGTTAACACATCTGAATCAGCAAATGTCTCCTCTAAAACGTCGAGATTCTCCATTAGCAAACTATAATGTGAAGCCTTGCATGCTTGTGGGCTTGTGCGAGAGGAAGATTTGTCCCCTCCAATTAGTTCATGAGTTTTATCAATCATAGTAAGTGAATGACTGTGTGACTGTGATCCCTTGCCAATGTTTACCTGGATGAAAAAGATTCAGAATAAGTATGAGACACTTGAGAGTGAAAATGATTGAAATGGACAATGGACAGTTATGCAACTTAGTAGAAACAATTGACATAACCACACACcttcatttcttcaatttccaaGCAACCTTTTTCTAATGTTTGCGGAGCTGCGGATGAAGCATATGCCTTCAGAGGATCTTTTAACGAAAGCACACCTTCATCAGAAAATAGGACAATGTGAGTgaataaaaccaaaaaaaaaaaatctacaacAAACCAAAGACGAGCAAATCATATATAAGCAAAGCATAAGACCACAGATGTGAATTTGGAAATAAAGCATAGTAAAAGCAACGATCTTGAATGGCTTATAATTTAACAGAAAGCAACCAACTTTCCAATTTGAAGTTAATTTTAGGACAACCCATATTTGGCACTCCTACATGGATAATAAGCTCCATCTTTGCTTCAATTAACATAAACATAAGGcaacaaaacaaattcaaCTAGGAAGTTAACAGACAGTTTAACAATCAACTCAATCTAGCCACTGTcatctaatatatataatagtgaaagcttatttaactttattttctGGCAGAGTAAGAACGAAAGGTGGATTTGAAATCTATTTGAACTCACCAGAAGAAGGGAGCCTCGAAGGTGAACTGGCAAGAAAATGAGAAGGAACTGGGCAAACCCCCTTGAGATTCAGCCTGAAACCCATTGGACCCCAGAAAGCAGAGACACAGTGCCCATCAAATCCTCATGAACTTGTCAGACTTATAAGGTGGATagcaaaaaccaaaaagaaaaagtatgttACCAAGTGAACAATcattgaattttagattatttgtGTTCTCACACCTGAGCCACCGGTTCTTCATCTCCAAAACTTGTGTCAACGACAGTTTCACCCTTTTGTGTGATGACGCAAGTGCCCAATTCCCGAATTGCCTTTCCcactagaaaagaaaaaaataaataaatatccGAATAAAcctttaaattatataaaaaaatcatttcaatttttatctttttagtacgtttaaataaattttttaatttttatttcaaataaaataaatcccACTACCTAATCATTagttaattttcattaatcaatagtatatatgatatttttatactaTGTCATCTATAACATGATAAATAATGTGGTATTAGATATTATTGATTAGAATTAAgtaaataagttaaaaagtaaatatataaattttaattaataatatttaatatcacgataataaataaaataatataaaaatgtcacatgtataattgattaatgaaaGTTAGTTAATGATTAGAGAGTTAGACTTATTGGAtctgaaataaaaatttaaaaacttatttaaaagtaataaaatgataaaaattaaattatttttttaacataattcaaagatttatttggatatttaatcaaaaacataataatagtaaaaaaaatgaaaaacaactGTACCTGGATTTGGGTCTGCTACACAGCCGCATGTGAAGTGCAACATCTGGTCTGGTCTGTCAGAATTGGGCTTTGTTTCTTCTCTTACAGAACTTCCCTGCGGCCCAACCCATATTTGTTGTATCAAGGCCAACATGCTTGCTCCTCTGAGCAACAAGTAGTCAAATACCAAGTATTATTTGatgattaattttgttttcattaaaataacgCAAAGAAGCCAATATATGAAAGGCAAACAGATAACAAGGATACagagaataaaattaaaagttatgaGATGATGTTGTCAAAGCACAATCCAAGCAAAGAAAAGCCGCAATCAGCCTTGTACTTCTTCAACTGTTTAAGAGAAATTCCTTGCAGCCCGACGGATTCCTTTCAGTCTATTTCCCTTCTTATCAGCATAACTTCCTACCAAGCGTGGTGCCCCCAATTTGTGCTCCAGCTTCCTCTTTCCCACATAATTGATTGACCTTTTAGTTGaatttttccaaatttttacTAACTTATTTCTTCCAAGGAAAATTTCTTCTTAAGTCTAGCAGAATCAGACCCAGATCTTAACCTGATAGCAAATCTTGGTGACATATCCTGGCTTGTACATTTAAAACTCGTTTCACCCTTATCTAAGTCAATGAATTTCTCCCCTCCCTCTTGTTTGATGTCATCAGCAGTTTTATGTCTCTTCATTTGTTGTTCCTCAACGGTGGTTCTTGCCGTCAGCTTCCCTTTCTCCTTAATTTAAGAAACATCATTGACTGAAGAACCACTGCTTGCAGCACTTTGAACCGTTTAAGATGAGTTTTGCACACGAAAAAATTCTGTGTCTCAAGAAAATTGTCCTTCCTAGCACTGTTGCGTAGCTTGAAGGTCTTTTAACAGAGAAGGGAAATTTACAGAGATTACTATTTGTAAAAACTGGATGGGGAGGGGACCGACACCAAGATATTGAGTTACCATTCTTGCTACACTGCGAGCAAACACTGAATTCCTTCTCATGTTTGAACTGTATGCATGGTAACATAGACACTCCTGATTCCTCCTCACTGATAAACCTTATGGTGCAAAATCTCTTTAGCCGAGATGCGTTTATCAACGCATTCTTTGAAACAAGGAGATTGCCCTTTTTCCTGTAGTGATCGACTTTGACTTCTGGTTTATGATATTCATTTTCTGGTCCATTTGTTCAGTTGGCTTCTTGTGCAACTTTGAGTTCTCTACTTCCAGCATTTCTTCTCGCTTAGTGATCATCTCCTCATTTTCAGCCCACAACTTTTCATTCTCCTTTTGCAGTTCAATATTTGGAGCTTGACCCCTGAGTTAGAATATGAGAGGTTATCCTTATTACAAAAAATTGAGAGGCTATTCTCACTGATGCACGTTTCTGGTGACGATATGTTGGTATGATATATTCTGAAATTTTGTGGACCACTTACTTTTACTTAACCTTTACAGCTACAGAGTCTTCACCGTGCAGAAGCCTGCACATATTGAGGCAAGCTCTTGTTTCAGTGCTCCCGCATTAACATTTCAATTTCCATCTTAACTTCGTTGTGAACTCCATTAGACCATGGACTATTAGCAGGCTCCTGGTAACAGTTTCCAGGGGTGAATGAACATGGGGACTTAATTTTGAAAGGCCGTGGATCATAGGCTTCATGTAAGCTGAAAGCTCCAACCCAAACAAAATGCTAACAGAGATGGCATCCTGGTCCAACATTTGCAATATGATGGaaaattttgcttattttgtCTTATTGTTTTAAACCTCTTGGTTGTGTAATTAATTGAAGATAAACTCTTAATCCCAACTTTACCTTCTCCACATGCCATTAGGCTACATAATCACCAGGtgataatttgaatttttgggatgacatgtttttctttttgtagtaCTACTTAGCAGCATATTAGTGGCAGTACATGTCCCATCTCAATGAATGATTGGCCATCATTTTCTGCATGGAGCAACCCCATGGAATCAAGCAAAATCCAAACCGATGACTCCCAGCTTTCCCTGGTCAGAACCACTCCaccaattttaaaaatcattgTCGTTCCACCATGAGAAGACACCACTTCTTTTGCTTTCCATCTCTATTGGCGATAAATACCAACTTGCTAACACCAATGGCTGTGcttaaatatttctttaagttttTGTCTTATCTACTTATTACTTATATAGAAATCAGTTACATGGACATTGAATTCAAATTCACCAAACTTTTCCATTCTCCTGCCAAGTTCCACTCGcttaaatggaaaaagaaaaaaacaaatgaacaTTAATAAACCGCGTAGGGTTGAGCTTAATAAGGCAGAACCATCAAATTAAGCCTTCCAACAACTCCATTTTAACCTACCACCTCCATGTGCCAGTGGGCTCTAACTACATCATGGGCACAATTTAGCGGCAGTGTATAAGACCTTCGGGGGGTTTGGGTGGGATCCTGGGCCATGTCTTCCCTTCCCCTAGTTGCCCAAAACAAACGTATTTACCTATTAATAGCAAAGCTGAAAAAGCCTACGCCGGTTTCCTAAGCCCACAGTTCTTAAACCAAAACCAACAAGGGCCACTCCTATTTTAAATGAACTGGAAACaggaaattaaaatgaaaggAACCCATTTGAATATTGccattctttttttgtttcatgtCCCACTTTGGGGGGGTTATGTGCTTGACAGGATTGCAGAAAACGCGGTCCGAGGAGATTTTTCAATGGGACAAGTCCATGGATTCACGATAATCTTAACCTAAATTAGTACATCATTAACTATTGTTTTTGGCAACTGTTTTGTGACAGGGACAACCTAACCCATGACTTTTCATGAAATGACTATCTACTTAATGGGCAGATTTGGGATTAACTGCTTCAGGAAAAGCTCTAAATAATACAAGTGggttttaaataaatattttttcttttgccacATTCTCTTCGAAAATACCCTTTTAAGATTCAAGCAAGCTGAATGAGTTTTCATCCTAATCCAAAACTAATCATGAGTCAAATAAGATGCTTCTGCAAGAAAAAAGGTTCCTCATTCTTTGTCTGTAAAGCAAAGGGTTCCCGCAGAGTACAACTTGCATGACTAAAATATTAACTAGAATATAACAACTtaaatagagaggaaaaaaaaaaagaaacatctTTTAGAAAAATACAAGATACATTCTTAGATTCCTTTAGTaatgaaatttgaattatataaataaaagagacgtcactaattttataaatatttattaaatttaaaatttaaaatctttaaattaaatactcaaTTCTCACTTTTAAGATGTACTTTTTcaagataaatatttaaggCATGGTGTAGACCTATGATATTGCTTTCGAtgaatattaaaagaaaaaagtttgtttaaaattaaaatttatttttttggacttaattattaataaaaaattgtttcatttGTTGACCAATATaggta from Theobroma cacao cultivar B97-61/B2 chromosome 9, Criollo_cocoa_genome_V2, whole genome shotgun sequence harbors:
- the LOC18588019 gene encoding RNA polymerase sigma factor sigC, which produces MGFRLNLKGVCPVPSHFLASSPSRLPSSGVLSLKDPLKAYASSAAPQTLEKGCLEIEEMKVNIGKGSQSHSHSLTMIDKTHELIGGDKSSSRTSPQACKASHYSLLMENLDVLEETFADSDVLTLEREILLQLGRLGALKLFNTCLSRTLKASNILDLSDVPANSGDCNMNLSVDGQKDKTVVCSRKKKQRKKIRERALENPTIISTQLLPSNTLHGRFQKPKVSSAKRVSDSRSRRLRIARNEAEMSKGVKVVANLERIRTTLEEETGRAASLSCWAEAAGVSEKVLQQHLRFGWYCRDELLRSTRSLVLYFARNYRGLGIAHEDLIQAGSLGVLQGAERFDHTRGYRFSTYVQFWIRKSVSRIVTRHARGIQVPCTLSRAIVQIQKARKALSKSHGKYPDEDAIAKFTGLSLAKIRSANKCMRVVGSIDQKIGDCMNAKYLEFIPDLSVRSPEKTVMRQHMKEDIHDLLNGLDARERQVMVLRYGLKGSPPKSLEEIGRLFHVSKEWIRRIEMKAMKNLRDKETCRNLSHYLDS